The following proteins are encoded in a genomic region of Reichenbachiella sp.:
- the clpB gene encoding ATP-dependent chaperone ClpB: MNFNIYTVKSQEVINKAGELVLANGQQAIEPAHLFQSILESDENVIGFVTKKLGVNKEQLAEKVNAQVATYAKVSGQQPYLSNDSAAALTKAESIAKKQGDEFVAIEHLILGILAGKDKTASILKESGFNQKDLESAINELRGGNKVNSQNAESNYQSLERYSKNLNQLAKDGKIDPVIGRDEEIRRVLQILSRRTKNNPMLIGEPGVGKTAIIEGMAQRIIDGDVPENLKSKVLYSLDMGMLVAGAKYKGEFEERLKAVIKEVTDSAGEIILFIDEIHTLIGAGGGEGAMDAANLLKPALARGELHAIGATTLKEYQKYIEKDKALERRFQTVLVDEPTEVDAISILRGIKEKYEVHHGVRIKDDAVIAAVELSSRYISDRQLPDKAIDLMDEAASKLRIEIDSLPEELDELQRRIMQLEIERAAIRREKNKDREKVLSKEISELSERRDELKAKWENEKAVITGIQTEKENIDKYKAEADRAEREGDFGKVAEYRYGKIQEAEKKLEEFKVQLAQMQGESSLLKEEVGSEDIAEVVAKWTGIPVQKMLQSDREKLLHLEDELGKRVAGQAEAIESISDAVRRSRAGLQDPNRPIGSFIFLGTTGVGKTELAKALADYLFNDENAMVRIDMSEYQERHAVSRLIGAPPGYVGYDEGGQLTEAVRRKPYSVVLLDEIEKAHPDAFNVLLQVLDDGRLTDNKGRVANFKNTIIIMTTNIGSHLIQENFEKLNADNEAEVIEKTKREVFELMKQSVRPEFLNRVDETIMFRPLTKENIRKIVGIQFKLIQKRLAENGMKLEGSNQVLDRLGELGFDPQFGARPLKRVMQKLILNDLSKQILSGKISNESVIGMTLNDQNEIEFINLDEVKIEE; this comes from the coding sequence ATGAATTTTAATATATATACAGTAAAATCACAAGAGGTCATCAACAAAGCCGGAGAGCTGGTTTTGGCTAATGGCCAACAGGCCATAGAGCCGGCGCACTTATTCCAGAGCATACTGGAATCGGATGAAAATGTCATCGGTTTTGTAACCAAGAAGTTGGGAGTTAATAAAGAGCAACTGGCTGAGAAGGTTAACGCTCAGGTAGCCACCTATGCCAAAGTATCTGGTCAGCAACCTTATCTATCCAACGATTCCGCTGCGGCGTTGACCAAGGCAGAATCTATCGCTAAAAAGCAAGGAGACGAGTTTGTAGCCATCGAGCATTTGATTTTGGGCATATTGGCTGGCAAAGACAAAACCGCCAGCATTTTAAAAGAATCTGGATTCAACCAAAAGGATCTCGAATCAGCTATTAATGAACTAAGAGGAGGAAATAAAGTGAATAGTCAAAACGCAGAATCGAATTATCAGTCTTTGGAGCGATACTCCAAAAACCTGAATCAACTGGCCAAGGATGGCAAGATTGATCCGGTGATTGGGCGCGACGAAGAAATACGACGTGTCCTACAGATTTTGTCTCGTAGGACAAAAAACAACCCGATGCTTATTGGTGAACCGGGGGTGGGTAAAACCGCAATCATCGAAGGTATGGCACAAAGGATTATAGATGGCGATGTGCCCGAAAACCTGAAAAGTAAGGTTTTGTATTCACTGGACATGGGTATGCTTGTGGCTGGCGCCAAATACAAAGGTGAATTTGAGGAGCGCCTAAAGGCCGTGATTAAAGAAGTAACGGACTCGGCAGGAGAAATTATTCTCTTTATCGATGAGATCCACACCTTGATAGGAGCCGGTGGAGGAGAAGGAGCTATGGATGCAGCGAACCTGTTGAAGCCGGCTTTGGCCAGAGGCGAACTGCATGCGATTGGTGCCACTACTTTGAAAGAGTATCAAAAATACATTGAGAAGGACAAAGCGCTGGAGCGAAGGTTCCAGACGGTACTGGTAGATGAACCTACAGAAGTGGATGCCATTTCTATTCTTCGAGGAATCAAGGAAAAATACGAAGTCCATCACGGCGTCCGAATTAAAGATGATGCGGTGATAGCAGCGGTTGAATTGTCGAGCAGATATATTTCTGATCGTCAGTTGCCAGACAAGGCGATTGACTTGATGGACGAGGCGGCTTCTAAGTTGAGAATCGAAATCGATTCCTTGCCAGAAGAACTCGATGAATTGCAGCGAAGAATCATGCAATTGGAAATTGAACGAGCTGCGATTCGACGTGAGAAAAACAAGGATCGAGAAAAAGTACTTTCTAAAGAAATCTCGGAATTGTCTGAGAGACGTGATGAGCTGAAGGCCAAGTGGGAGAACGAAAAAGCGGTAATCACTGGTATTCAAACAGAGAAGGAAAACATAGATAAGTATAAAGCTGAAGCAGACCGGGCGGAAAGAGAAGGAGACTTTGGGAAAGTAGCCGAATATAGATATGGCAAAATCCAGGAAGCGGAGAAAAAGCTCGAAGAGTTTAAAGTTCAGCTGGCTCAGATGCAAGGCGAAAGTTCTTTGCTGAAAGAAGAGGTAGGTTCCGAAGATATTGCCGAAGTGGTAGCTAAGTGGACGGGAATCCCTGTACAAAAAATGCTACAAAGTGATCGCGAAAAACTGCTGCACCTCGAGGATGAGTTGGGCAAGCGGGTAGCTGGACAGGCAGAGGCGATCGAAAGCATCTCTGATGCGGTACGAAGAAGTCGTGCCGGATTGCAAGATCCAAATCGTCCGATTGGCTCGTTCATATTCTTAGGTACCACCGGTGTGGGTAAAACAGAATTGGCTAAAGCCCTTGCGGACTACTTGTTCAACGATGAGAATGCCATGGTACGTATTGACATGTCTGAATATCAGGAAAGACATGCAGTGAGTAGACTGATCGGTGCTCCTCCCGGATATGTGGGTTATGACGAAGGTGGCCAGCTTACTGAAGCGGTAAGAAGAAAGCCGTACTCAGTAGTACTTTTAGACGAAATCGAAAAAGCGCACCCAGATGCTTTCAACGTCTTGTTGCAAGTCTTGGATGATGGCCGATTGACAGACAATAAAGGTCGCGTGGCGAACTTTAAGAATACGATCATCATTATGACTACAAATATTGGTTCGCATTTGATTCAGGAAAATTTCGAGAAGCTAAATGCTGACAATGAAGCAGAGGTAATCGAAAAGACCAAACGCGAAGTCTTTGAGTTGATGAAGCAGTCGGTCCGTCCGGAATTCTTGAACCGTGTGGATGAAACCATCATGTTCCGTCCACTGACGAAGGAGAACATCCGCAAGATTGTGGGCATCCAGTTCAAGTTGATACAGAAGCGATTGGCAGAGAACGGCATGAAGCTGGAAGGATCGAATCAGGTCTTGGATCGCTTGGGTGAATTAGGATTTGACCCTCAGTTTGGAGCCAGACCGCTCAAGCGAGTGATGCAGAAGCTGATTTTGAATGATTTGTCTAAACAAATATTATCTGGCAAGATCAGCAACGAATCAGTAATCGGGATGACACTCAATGATCAAAACGAAATTGAGTTCATCAACCTCGATGAGGTGAAAATAGAAGAGTAA
- a CDS encoding LuxR C-terminal-related transcriptional regulator, whose translation MKSTVFGLLFLLSVNGLAQNQNIIDSLNDRLHSSKEDSSLALLHYELNKSWAEYNFDSALFHAHQGMIISEKLKNSRLTARGWNAYGLAFDYQNQFDSAIFYYQKAEDLARSQNNLEECARAIFNKGAVFTIIGELDLALDEYAEAGEIYQKIDLPVYQAKVLNNQSLIFRRTRQFDMAKSVLIQAIEIYKKHGRVEQQYNASINLSGMYMQLHNYDSAIVIAKEAIELALQLGNHDYEAQALVILGQSWNELGDSKQAYQYYSEAEQRLASNTPQAIQIYTNMGMADYHLKNENYQVTYPYLERLDKLELTHKHVDMAHSYYLLLSDYYQGVKNWKKSSESLSQAMEMKDAMLDEKVAERTTELEQKFKKAEREWEIEKLETEVKNKDRQTIALSIIAVLVFMLCIFLIVTIRQRQVRNKLQKALLSEEIDGLRLRIGKIMSDVKLDEIELDYGKLKNEIPNSLTDREIQILQLAITNKSNQEIADEIFLSVNTVKYHLKNIYAKLGVSTRLEAREALSHTN comes from the coding sequence ATGAAATCAACAGTTTTTGGCCTTTTGTTCCTTTTAAGTGTGAATGGCCTGGCACAGAATCAAAACATCATTGATTCTCTAAATGATAGACTTCATTCCTCAAAAGAGGATAGTAGCCTAGCCCTTCTCCATTATGAACTCAACAAGAGTTGGGCAGAATACAATTTTGACTCTGCTCTTTTTCATGCCCATCAGGGCATGATTATTTCAGAAAAACTGAAAAACTCCAGACTAACTGCCAGAGGATGGAATGCTTACGGCCTGGCATTCGATTATCAAAATCAATTTGATAGCGCAATATTTTATTACCAAAAGGCAGAAGATCTAGCCCGTTCACAAAATAATTTGGAGGAATGTGCAAGGGCCATATTCAATAAAGGAGCGGTGTTCACCATTATTGGTGAGTTGGACTTGGCGCTAGACGAGTACGCTGAGGCAGGAGAAATTTATCAAAAAATCGACTTGCCTGTGTATCAAGCTAAAGTATTGAATAATCAATCGCTCATTTTTCGCAGAACAAGGCAATTTGACATGGCCAAATCAGTATTGATTCAAGCCATTGAAATCTACAAAAAACACGGAAGAGTAGAGCAGCAGTATAATGCTTCGATCAACCTGTCTGGCATGTACATGCAGCTGCACAATTATGATAGCGCTATTGTAATAGCCAAGGAAGCAATTGAATTGGCTCTACAACTGGGTAATCATGATTATGAGGCACAAGCTTTGGTCATTCTTGGCCAGTCATGGAATGAATTAGGTGATAGCAAACAAGCCTATCAATACTACAGCGAAGCAGAACAAAGATTGGCTTCAAATACACCTCAGGCTATTCAAATTTATACCAATATGGGTATGGCTGATTACCATTTAAAAAATGAGAATTATCAAGTCACTTATCCATATCTGGAAAGATTAGATAAGTTGGAGCTCACTCATAAGCATGTTGATATGGCTCATAGTTATTATCTGCTTCTTTCCGATTATTACCAAGGGGTTAAAAACTGGAAGAAAAGCTCTGAGTCGTTGAGCCAAGCGATGGAAATGAAAGATGCTATGCTTGATGAGAAAGTGGCAGAACGAACCACCGAATTGGAACAAAAGTTTAAAAAAGCAGAACGAGAGTGGGAAATAGAAAAATTGGAAACTGAGGTAAAAAACAAAGATCGACAAACGATTGCCTTATCAATTATAGCTGTCTTGGTTTTCATGCTCTGTATTTTTCTTATCGTGACCATCCGTCAACGTCAGGTTCGAAACAAATTACAAAAAGCCTTATTGAGTGAAGAGATTGATGGCCTACGATTAAGAATCGGCAAAATCATGTCCGATGTGAAACTTGACGAGATAGAACTCGATTATGGCAAGCTAAAAAATGAAATTCCCAATTCACTTACTGATCGAGAAATTCAGATCCTGCAATTGGCCATCACAAATAAATCAAATCAAGAAATAGCAGATGAAATATTTCTAAGTGTCAATACCGTGAAATATCACTTGAAAAATATCTATGCAAAACTGGGCGTATCTACCAGACTAGAAGCCAGAGAAGCACTTTCTCATACAAATTAG